A region from the Tahibacter amnicola genome encodes:
- a CDS encoding TolB family protein, with protein MRVGLLLVLLPWLALAQPAIDYDIVYVRQARHGDQTNTIWPEVFHPARLDPGADLMLRHPNGSEEVLVAGGTGGVTDPFVSFDAQWVYYSYFPDLRAESLNNQRDDLPEAGADIYRIHVATRQVQRLTFGEFTPNTGAGQWDESNPLDPPAPYNRLGYGILNLAPCPLPGGRVVFTSNRNGFEPPKGYTAPTLQLFVMDQDGRNVTPIAPMSISSALHPTILRDGRLMFSSHEDQGLRDTRNWGIWSIQPDGRGWKPVVSAFREGQAFHFMTQLGNEDLVVEDYYNLNNNGFGALYRMPYRPPAGQPSFHSALIAQNPEIARTMSDGTVYPFRMPFTPRGLYSITPFTTADDEAAPPGAGGTRVGKFTHPSAAPGNHLLVVWSPGPANDLDRPTPVPRYDAGLYLVPDGGIVTAPQQLVLIKNDPAYNEAWPRALVPYRAVHGVDQPDELAWLPNDGSADARLPAGTPLGMVGTSSFYKRESFPGWVTPWANTFDGLDAFNTAENGQSSNWVTQGSDAGKYSNSDIWAVRIVGMEPHTHRSYGPNQGRQFYSHAQERLRILGEIPLRKTSSGAPVLDVEGNPDTSFLARLTADAPFTFQTIDRNGMALNVAQTWHQVRPGEKRVDCGGCHAHSQAPLAFEQTAAAQPGFSTYDLSRQTPLLTRSAPGGDPSLRVEATAMHTVEFIRDIRPLLQRSCAGCHQGASPAGNLDLADTGDSNGLPGDYRRLAADADAQYGYPPLIGRWRQTNASRYIRMFQSRRSLLIWKLFGQRLDGWSNASHPTEAVPGNVATLPAGADPNAADLDYTGTAMPPPGSPVTPLSEEEKLRFVRWIDLGCPIDTGNAALGWFLDDLRPALTVSLPRPGFNALPVTQLRLGISDANSGIAAGTLSVRASFMVAGRAPGSELADLAAPVDADIRAIALGQPLPPMTDAWLRASVRDNQGNITRVEQRFSTSDRLFADGFN; from the coding sequence GTGCGCGTCGGACTGCTGTTAGTGCTTCTGCCGTGGCTGGCGCTGGCCCAGCCGGCCATCGACTACGACATCGTCTACGTGCGCCAGGCGCGCCATGGCGACCAGACCAATACGATCTGGCCGGAGGTGTTTCACCCGGCGCGCCTGGATCCCGGCGCCGACCTCATGCTGCGCCATCCTAATGGCAGCGAGGAGGTACTCGTTGCCGGCGGCACGGGGGGCGTGACGGATCCGTTCGTTTCCTTTGACGCGCAGTGGGTCTATTACAGCTATTTCCCGGACCTGCGTGCGGAATCGCTCAACAACCAGCGCGACGACCTGCCCGAGGCCGGCGCGGATATCTATCGCATCCACGTGGCCACGCGGCAGGTCCAGCGCCTGACGTTCGGCGAATTCACGCCCAACACCGGTGCCGGCCAATGGGACGAATCCAACCCGCTCGATCCGCCCGCCCCGTACAACCGGCTCGGCTACGGCATCCTCAATCTGGCGCCGTGCCCGTTGCCGGGCGGCCGCGTGGTGTTCACCAGCAACCGTAACGGTTTCGAACCGCCCAAGGGCTATACGGCGCCCACCCTGCAGCTCTTCGTGATGGACCAGGATGGCCGCAACGTCACGCCCATCGCGCCAATGAGCATCTCCAGCGCATTGCACCCGACCATCCTTCGCGACGGCCGCTTGATGTTCTCCTCGCACGAAGACCAGGGGCTGCGCGACACGCGCAACTGGGGCATCTGGTCGATCCAGCCCGATGGCCGGGGATGGAAGCCGGTGGTCAGCGCCTTTCGCGAAGGACAGGCCTTTCACTTCATGACGCAGCTGGGCAACGAAGACCTGGTCGTGGAGGACTACTACAATTTAAACAATAACGGCTTTGGCGCGTTGTACCGAATGCCATATCGGCCGCCGGCGGGTCAGCCGTCCTTCCACAGCGCCCTGATCGCCCAGAATCCGGAGATCGCCCGGACGATGAGCGACGGCACGGTCTACCCTTTCCGGATGCCGTTCACGCCGCGCGGCCTGTACTCCATCACGCCCTTCACCACGGCAGACGACGAGGCCGCGCCGCCGGGTGCGGGGGGAACCCGCGTGGGCAAGTTCACCCATCCGTCGGCGGCGCCAGGCAATCACCTGTTGGTGGTGTGGTCGCCGGGACCGGCCAACGACCTGGATCGCCCCACGCCCGTGCCGCGCTATGACGCCGGCCTGTACCTGGTTCCCGACGGCGGAATCGTCACCGCGCCCCAGCAGCTGGTGCTGATAAAGAACGACCCGGCGTACAACGAAGCCTGGCCGCGGGCGCTGGTGCCCTATCGCGCCGTGCATGGTGTCGACCAGCCCGACGAGCTGGCCTGGTTGCCCAACGACGGCAGCGCGGATGCGCGCCTGCCGGCCGGCACGCCGCTGGGAATGGTGGGCACGTCGAGTTTTTATAAAAGGGAGAGTTTTCCCGGGTGGGTGACGCCCTGGGCCAACACCTTCGACGGACTCGATGCGTTCAACACCGCGGAGAACGGCCAGAGCAGCAACTGGGTGACGCAGGGGTCGGATGCGGGCAAGTACAGCAACAGCGACATCTGGGCCGTGCGCATCGTCGGCATGGAACCGCATACCCATCGCAGCTACGGACCGAACCAAGGACGCCAGTTCTACAGTCATGCGCAGGAGCGCCTGCGCATACTCGGTGAGATTCCGCTGCGCAAGACCAGCAGCGGTGCGCCGGTGCTCGATGTGGAGGGCAATCCCGACACGAGCTTTCTGGCCAGGCTCACTGCGGATGCCCCCTTCACCTTCCAGACCATCGATCGCAACGGCATGGCGCTCAACGTGGCGCAGACCTGGCATCAGGTTCGCCCCGGCGAGAAGCGCGTCGACTGCGGCGGTTGCCATGCGCACAGCCAGGCACCGCTGGCCTTCGAGCAGACCGCCGCAGCGCAACCGGGATTTTCCACCTATGACCTTTCGCGCCAGACGCCACTGCTGACCCGGTCCGCGCCGGGCGGCGACCCGTCGCTGCGGGTGGAGGCCACAGCGATGCACACGGTGGAATTCATCCGCGACATCCGGCCGTTGCTGCAGCGCAGCTGTGCAGGTTGCCACCAGGGCGCCAGCCCGGCCGGGAATCTTGACCTTGCGGATACGGGCGACAGTAACGGCCTGCCGGGCGACTATCGGCGGCTGGCCGCCGACGCCGACGCGCAATATGGCTATCCGCCGCTGATCGGTCGCTGGCGCCAGACCAACGCGAGCCGCTATATCCGCATGTTCCAGAGCCGGCGGAGCCTGTTGATCTGGAAGCTGTTCGGCCAGCGGCTGGATGGCTGGAGCAACGCCTCGCATCCGACCGAAGCGGTGCCGGGCAACGTCGCCACGCTGCCGGCAGGTGCCGACCCGAACGCCGCCGACCTGGACTACACCGGCACGGCGATGCCGCCACCGGGAAGCCCCGTCACGCCATTGAGCGAAGAAGAGAAACTGCGCTTCGTCCGCTGGATCGATCTGGGCTGCCCGATCGATACGGGCAACGCAGCCCTCGGCTGGTTCCTGGACGACCTGCGTCCGGCGCTGACGGTGAGCCTGCCGCGACCGGGCTTCAATGCCCTGCCGGTCACGCAGCTGCGCCTGGGGATCTCCGACGCCAACAGCGGCATCGCGGCAGGCACGCTGTCCGTGCGGGCCAGCTTCATGGTGGCCGGGCGTGCACCCGGTTCCGAACTGGCGGACCTGGCGGCCCCGGTCGACGCGGATATCCGCGCCATTGCACTGGGACAGCCCCTGCCGCCGATGACCGACGCCTGGTTGCGCGCGTCGGTGCGCGACAACCAGGGAAATATCACCCGGGTGGAACAGCGGTTCAGTACCAGCGACCGCCTCTTTGCCGATGGCTTCAACTAG
- a CDS encoding coniferyl aldehyde dehydrogenase, with translation MDTHISTAELNATLARLRAAWDAKRPDYAQRMDDLARLREAFKRRLGGLVDAMAADFGRRSRHESLLTDGMTVLHEIDQVRAHLRRWMRPSRRAVDWIFLPARAEIRYQPLGVVGVIAPWNYPVNLALIPLVSAIGAGNHVMLKPSEYTPRTAEALAELIAEVFPADRVATVQGGAEVASAFASLPLDHLLFTGSTEVGRKVMAAAAPNLTPVTLELGGKSPAVVAPDYPLDVAAARIAAGKLLNAGQTCIAPDYVLLVGRDPEQFVGALRDYMGRHYPALRESPDYTSIINDRQYARLQGLVDEARARGARVVTLPDDAAHNPAERVFAPTVVVGAPDDSRVMETEIFGPILPVVVVDSVEAAVAYINRRPRPLALYHFDNDRRRTRHVLDHCVAGGVSVNDCLLHNAQGELPFGGVGPSGMGHYHGHHGFVTFSKQMPVFHQFRWSSLALLRPPYKGLADFMTRFLTR, from the coding sequence ATGGATACCCACATCAGCACGGCCGAACTCAACGCCACGCTCGCGCGCCTGCGCGCGGCCTGGGATGCCAAACGCCCGGACTACGCCCAGCGCATGGACGATCTCGCGCGCTTGCGCGAGGCGTTCAAGCGCCGGCTGGGCGGCCTGGTGGACGCCATGGCCGCCGACTTCGGCCGCCGTTCGCGCCACGAGTCATTGCTGACCGACGGCATGACCGTACTGCACGAGATCGACCAGGTGCGCGCGCACCTGCGCCGCTGGATGCGCCCGTCGCGCCGTGCGGTGGACTGGATCTTCCTGCCCGCCCGCGCCGAGATCCGCTACCAGCCGCTGGGCGTGGTCGGTGTGATTGCGCCCTGGAATTACCCGGTCAACCTGGCCCTGATTCCGCTGGTGAGCGCCATCGGCGCCGGCAATCACGTGATGCTCAAGCCGTCCGAATACACGCCGCGCACGGCCGAGGCGCTGGCGGAACTGATTGCCGAGGTGTTTCCGGCAGATCGCGTGGCCACGGTACAGGGCGGCGCCGAAGTGGCCTCGGCCTTTGCGTCACTGCCGCTGGATCATCTGCTGTTTACCGGTTCGACCGAGGTCGGACGCAAGGTCATGGCTGCGGCGGCACCGAACCTCACGCCGGTGACGCTGGAGCTGGGCGGCAAATCGCCCGCCGTCGTGGCGCCGGATTATCCACTGGATGTCGCGGCGGCCCGTATCGCCGCCGGCAAGCTGCTCAACGCCGGGCAGACCTGCATCGCCCCCGACTACGTGCTGCTGGTGGGACGCGACCCGGAACAGTTCGTCGGCGCGCTGCGCGACTACATGGGCCGCCACTATCCGGCGCTACGCGAATCGCCGGACTACACCAGCATCATCAACGACCGCCAGTATGCCCGGTTGCAGGGCCTGGTCGACGAAGCCCGCGCCCGCGGCGCCCGCGTGGTCACCCTTCCCGACGATGCGGCCCACAATCCCGCCGAACGCGTGTTTGCGCCGACCGTGGTCGTCGGCGCACCGGATGACAGTCGCGTCATGGAAACCGAGATCTTCGGTCCGATCCTGCCCGTGGTCGTGGTCGATTCGGTCGAGGCCGCCGTCGCCTACATCAACCGCCGGCCGCGGCCGCTGGCGCTCTACCACTTCGACAACGACCGTCGGCGCACCCGCCATGTGCTCGACCACTGCGTGGCCGGCGGCGTCAGCGTGAACGACTGCCTCCTGCACAACGCGCAGGGCGAGCTGCCGTTCGGTGGCGTCGGTCCGTCCGGCATGGGGCATTACCACGGCCATCACGGCTTCGTGACCTTCTCCAAGCAGATGCCGGTGTTCCACCAGTTCCGCTGGTCGAGCCTGGCCCTGCTGCGGCCGCCGTACAAGGGGCTGGCCGACTTCATGACGCGCTTCCTGACGCGCTAG
- a CDS encoding gamma carbonic anhydrase family protein: MTLRTYRGIHPVVADSAYVDPAATVIGDVEIGPDSSVWPGTVIRGDVHRIRIGARTNVQDGTIVHVTHDGPYTPGGFATHIGSDVTIGHAAVVHACTIEDACLIGMHATVLDGATVRKHGFVGAGAVVAPGKVVGEAELWLGNPARFVRRLSDEEIERLYYSAKKYVELKNDYL, translated from the coding sequence ATGACCTTGCGAACCTATCGCGGAATCCACCCGGTGGTGGCCGATTCCGCCTATGTCGATCCGGCCGCCACCGTGATCGGCGACGTGGAGATCGGCCCGGATTCCTCAGTCTGGCCGGGGACCGTGATCCGCGGCGACGTGCACCGGATCCGCATCGGCGCCCGTACCAATGTGCAGGATGGCACCATTGTCCATGTGACCCACGATGGTCCCTACACGCCGGGCGGTTTCGCCACGCATATCGGCAGCGACGTCACCATCGGCCATGCCGCGGTGGTGCATGCCTGCACGATCGAGGACGCCTGCCTGATCGGCATGCATGCGACCGTGCTCGACGGTGCCACCGTGCGCAAGCACGGTTTCGTCGGTGCCGGCGCCGTGGTGGCGCCGGGCAAGGTCGTCGGCGAGGCGGAACTGTGGCTGGGCAACCCGGCCCGTTTCGTCCGCCGCCTGAGCGATGAGGAGATCGAGCGTCTGTACTACTCGGCGAAGAAGTACGTCGAGCTCAAGAACGACTATCTCTAG
- a CDS encoding SDR family oxidoreductase translates to MGIAVVTGANRGLGLEFVHQLLARRWRVVAACRKPAGALTLTALAGAHPGHLHALALDVAREKSIQAFVHELGLVCGHVDLLINNAGVLKAGERLGQVDAQSLTDSFVTNAAAPLLLVQALMPFLEKAANARIANISSQIASLAQTTAFRTPSYAMSKAALNMATRLLAAELAPRGISVGAFHPGWVHTDMGGAKAPLSAAESVAQLLPRMLDLTPGDAGRFISYDGTELPW, encoded by the coding sequence ATGGGTATCGCCGTCGTCACCGGGGCCAATCGGGGCCTCGGACTGGAATTCGTGCACCAGCTGCTGGCGCGTCGCTGGCGCGTGGTCGCCGCCTGTCGCAAACCCGCCGGCGCCCTCACGCTGACGGCCCTGGCCGGCGCGCATCCGGGCCACCTGCATGCGCTGGCGCTGGACGTGGCACGCGAGAAATCCATCCAGGCCTTCGTCCACGAGCTGGGCCTGGTGTGCGGCCATGTGGATCTCTTGATCAACAATGCCGGTGTGCTCAAGGCCGGCGAACGGCTGGGCCAGGTCGATGCACAGTCATTGACCGACAGCTTCGTCACCAATGCTGCCGCGCCGCTGCTCCTGGTCCAGGCGTTGATGCCTTTTCTGGAAAAGGCGGCAAATGCGCGCATTGCCAATATTTCCAGCCAGATCGCCTCGCTGGCGCAGACGACGGCGTTCCGCACGCCCAGCTATGCCATGAGCAAGGCCGCGCTCAACATGGCCACGCGCCTGCTGGCGGCGGAACTGGCGCCGCGTGGCATCAGCGTCGGCGCTTTCCACCCGGGATGGGTGCATACGGACATGGGCGGCGCGAAGGCGCCGCTGTCGGCCGCCGAGTCGGTCGCCCAGCTGCTGCCGCGCATGCTGGACCTCACACCCGGCGACGCCGGCCGTTTTATCAGCTACGACGGCACCGAGTTACCGTGGTAG